A genome region from Manihot esculenta cultivar AM560-2 chromosome 5, M.esculenta_v8, whole genome shotgun sequence includes the following:
- the LOC122723731 gene encoding uncharacterized protein LOC122723731, which yields MPLLRRSNSFSTEAVGGTQGDPKHSYEEPARENPLRFVLLNLAVIAACFLDALNLDLFIFLFFWLQSFSYHLPRNLILQRRLSETVLFANLRTQKLATSFSSLYCSLCLLLNAHLQRSLILWGSPQQRPRCHFVIFIVSIEGFVYVGPVQFPTRRQGPGPLVTNAKSLPFVLFCLVYFSSYFMITTVF from the exons ATGCCATTGCTAAGACGATCGAACAGCTTCAGTACTGAAGCAGTAGGAGGAACTCAAGGTGACCCCAAACACTCGTATGAAGAGCCAGCTAGGGAAAACCCACTCA GGTTTGTTTTGTTGAACTTGGCCGTAATTGCGGCTTGTTTCTTGGACGCTTTGAACTTGGaccttttcatttttctttttttctggcTTCAAAGCTTCTCGTACCATTTGCCGAGGAATCTTATCCTCCAGCGGAGACTCTCAGAGACTGTACTTTTTGCGAACTTGAGAACTCAAAAGCTAGCcacttctttctcttctttgtaCTGTTCGCTTTGCCTGTTGCTTAATGCACATCTGCAACGTTCCTTAATTTTGTGGGGCTCACCTCAACAACGGCCCAGATGCCATTTCGTAATATTTATTGTTTCAATTGAAGGGTTTGTTTACGTAGGTCCAGTGCAATTTCCAACAAGACGCCAAGGGCCAGGTCCCCTCGTCACTAATGCTAAAAGCCTACCTTTCGTCTTATTTTGCTTGGTGTATTTTTCGTCTTACTTTATGATAACTACTGTGTTTTAA